The following proteins are encoded in a genomic region of Limosilactobacillus reuteri subsp. reuteri:
- a CDS encoding sirohydrochlorin cobaltochelatase — translation MTKKAILAVSFGTTFPETRQKTIGATEKAIGAAFPDYDVFRAFTSRIVRQRIEKNEGIRIDDVDTALSKLRDQGYTKVYVQSLHVIPGIEYNLVCDAVNRYKEKFLKIKVTAPLLETFEDFQHLVVFLQKQSEYLPSGKAVLWMGHGTAHSAFTTYACLDHMLYGSKSYVGAVESYPDINDEIKRLRHAHINKVYLQPLMMVAGNHAHNDMASDDPKSWKSILKENGIAAHPVLKGLGEFPEIQNMFIAKLKPVVEEGD, via the coding sequence ATGACTAAAAAGGCAATTTTGGCAGTAAGTTTTGGAACAACATTTCCAGAAACACGACAAAAAACAATCGGAGCTACAGAAAAAGCGATTGGGGCTGCGTTTCCAGATTATGACGTCTTTAGGGCATTTACATCTAGAATCGTTCGGCAACGAATTGAAAAAAATGAAGGAATTCGAATTGATGATGTCGATACAGCACTGTCAAAATTACGTGATCAGGGATACACAAAAGTATATGTCCAATCTTTACATGTTATTCCAGGAATTGAATATAACTTAGTATGTGATGCGGTTAATCGTTATAAAGAAAAATTTTTGAAAATTAAAGTAACAGCGCCTTTATTAGAGACGTTTGAAGATTTTCAACACTTAGTTGTATTCCTACAGAAGCAAAGTGAATATTTACCATCTGGGAAAGCCGTTTTATGGATGGGCCACGGAACAGCGCATAGTGCTTTTACAACTTATGCTTGCTTGGATCATATGTTATATGGTTCAAAAAGTTATGTAGGTGCGGTAGAAAGTTATCCAGATATTAATGACGAAATTAAGCGTCTTCGTCATGCACATATTAATAAGGTTTATTTGCAGCCATTAATGATGGTTGCAGGAAACCATGCGCATAATGATATGGCCTCAGATGATCCCAAATCATGGAAAAGTATCTTAAAGGAGAATGGGATAGCCGCCCATCCTGTATTGAAGGGATTAGGCGAATTTCCAGAAATTCAAAATATGTTTATTGCAAAGCTAAAGCCGGTTGTCGAAGAAGGTGATTAA
- the cobA gene encoding uroporphyrinogen-III C-methyltransferase produces the protein MNGRVTLLGAGPGNPELLTLIGKRRLNEADIVLYDRLIDPSLLAFTNNEAELIDVGKLPLHHKVKQSKINEMLVDYAKQGKKVVRLKAGDPYVFGRGGEEAQVLQQFGVNFEVIPGITSAIAGLAAAGIPITHRDYASSFHIITGHHKKNGQQLDWENIAHQEGTIVFLMGMAQLPKICQQLVEHGKSSQTPVAIIQWATQWRQKMVIGDLENINELVARHQLSSPALIVVGQVVKLSKQLNINKPLTGVHLLIPFSEHQRLFNSLEDLGATADFYQRALIEPLEVTLPSIDEYDAIIVDDVLAYHQFITLLIKNGIDVRQLIDKKIIASNHRVVQALQKTGILAIKGMPQDIPVKRTIEIGGSKPTYNIGTFLSLYEKKKRSLVLPFDLKEFSAVIFPSTASINDFLASLSEKQLSQVSMLKAFAMGKKVQQAAIQAGFGHVVICPPDVKKTVIQVKEEFMHD, from the coding sequence ATGAATGGTAGAGTAACACTTCTAGGTGCCGGACCGGGTAATCCAGAATTATTAACGTTAATTGGCAAGCGGCGATTAAATGAAGCGGATATCGTCTTGTATGATCGGTTAATTGATCCTTCGTTATTAGCATTTACAAATAATGAGGCGGAATTGATCGATGTTGGGAAATTACCTCTACATCATAAGGTTAAGCAGTCGAAAATCAATGAAATGTTAGTTGATTACGCTAAGCAAGGGAAAAAGGTCGTTCGACTAAAAGCTGGTGATCCTTATGTCTTTGGCCGGGGTGGTGAAGAGGCACAGGTATTACAACAGTTTGGTGTTAATTTTGAAGTTATTCCAGGGATTACTAGTGCAATTGCTGGGCTAGCTGCAGCGGGGATTCCCATAACTCACCGTGACTATGCTTCAAGCTTTCATATTATCACTGGTCATCATAAAAAGAATGGTCAGCAACTGGACTGGGAAAATATTGCTCATCAAGAAGGGACAATCGTTTTTTTGATGGGAATGGCGCAACTTCCTAAAATTTGTCAACAGCTAGTCGAGCATGGAAAATCATCGCAAACACCTGTAGCAATAATACAGTGGGCTACCCAATGGCGACAAAAGATGGTTATTGGCGATTTGGAAAATATCAATGAATTGGTTGCTCGACATCAACTTTCATCGCCAGCATTAATTGTTGTAGGTCAAGTCGTTAAATTGAGTAAGCAATTAAATATCAATAAACCATTGACCGGTGTGCATTTATTAATTCCTTTTAGTGAACATCAACGCCTTTTTAATTCATTAGAAGATTTAGGGGCAACTGCTGACTTTTACCAGCGTGCTTTAATCGAGCCATTAGAAGTGACTCTTCCTTCTATCGATGAATACGATGCGATTATTGTGGATGATGTCCTTGCTTATCATCAATTTATTACCCTCTTAATAAAGAATGGTATTGATGTTCGACAACTTATAGATAAAAAAATTATTGCCAGTAACCATCGAGTAGTTCAAGCATTACAGAAAACAGGAATCTTAGCAATAAAAGGCATGCCGCAAGATATACCAGTGAAAAGAACCATTGAAATTGGTGGCAGTAAACCAACATATAATATTGGAACTTTTCTTAGCTTATATGAAAAGAAGAAACGGTCGCTTGTATTACCGTTTGACCTTAAAGAATTCAGTGCTGTCATTTTTCCAAGTACTGCTAGTATAAATGATTTTTTAGCTTCATTAAGCGAAAAACAGCTATCACAAGTATCAATGTTAAAAGCATTTGCAATGGGGAAAAAAGTTCAACAAGCTGCAATTCAAGCTGGCTTTGGTCATGTGGTTATATGTCCACCAGACGTAAAGAAGACTGTTATTCAGGTCAAGGAGGAATTTATGCATGACTAA
- the cobK gene encoding precorrin-6A reductase produces MILLLGGTTESLEVADVLRDAKVPFIISVISDYGVKLAAKHTENVVKITFTTENFPSFCQGHHIKLILDATHPFARVISELAINEAQKLKIPYLRFERPNNYIKDANLKLVNSLEEACQISKKVKGKIYLSTGSKTAPTYAEQLGADRLHVRVLPTTKVMEKLTNAGFVASQIDAIQGPFSLALNIELFKHANAKIVVTKESGRQGGVQEKIAACQQLGIPCIIIRRPQISYPHMVSSLQELEKYLEENDEW; encoded by the coding sequence ATGATTTTATTATTGGGTGGAACAACTGAAAGCTTGGAAGTAGCAGATGTATTAAGGGATGCAAAGGTTCCATTTATTATTTCAGTCATTAGCGACTATGGAGTTAAGTTAGCGGCTAAGCATACGGAAAACGTTGTTAAAATTACCTTCACTACTGAAAATTTCCCCTCATTCTGTCAAGGCCACCATATCAAACTTATTTTAGACGCAACCCATCCCTTTGCTCGGGTAATTTCAGAGTTAGCAATCAACGAAGCCCAAAAACTTAAGATTCCATATTTAAGATTTGAACGCCCAAATAATTACATTAAAGACGCAAATCTTAAACTGGTTAATTCATTAGAAGAAGCTTGTCAGATATCAAAGAAGGTAAAAGGAAAAATATATTTGTCAACTGGTAGTAAAACTGCTCCTACCTATGCTGAGCAGTTAGGGGCTGATCGTTTGCATGTCCGTGTTTTACCGACAACTAAAGTAATGGAAAAACTAACTAATGCTGGTTTCGTCGCTTCACAAATTGATGCCATTCAAGGTCCGTTTTCACTGGCCTTAAATATAGAATTATTCAAACATGCCAATGCAAAAATTGTGGTGACAAAAGAGAGTGGTCGCCAAGGTGGGGTTCAAGAAAAGATAGCTGCTTGTCAGCAATTAGGAATTCCCTGCATAATTATTCGTCGACCACAAATAAGCTATCCACATATGGTTTCGAGTTTACAGGAATTGGAGAAATACTTGGAGGAAAACGATGAATGGTAG
- the cobJ gene encoding precorrin-3B C(17)-methyltransferase, whose protein sequence is MLYVVGLGPGSKKLMTEEAREVIENTHIIVGYATYVRLIEDMIEGKELVVTGMRGEIERCKKALEIAATGKDVAIISSGDAGIYGMAGLILELAGKMEQHIDIKVIPGVTASIAAAAHLGAPLMNDFCHISLSDLMTPWEVITERVDAAAKADFVICLYNPRSKGRPHHLRKALDIILKYKSPDTIVGIGKDVARPKEVDKVTTIADLDETEINMTSIVIVGNKNTYVEDGRMITPRGYTL, encoded by the coding sequence ATGTTATATGTAGTTGGATTAGGACCTGGATCAAAAAAATTAATGACTGAAGAAGCACGAGAGGTAATTGAAAATACGCATATAATTGTCGGTTATGCAACGTATGTTCGGCTAATTGAAGATATGATTGAGGGGAAAGAACTTGTTGTTACCGGAATGCGGGGCGAGATTGAACGTTGTAAAAAAGCCCTTGAGATTGCGGCAACTGGGAAAGATGTTGCAATTATTTCTAGCGGTGATGCTGGGATCTATGGGATGGCTGGTTTGATTTTAGAGCTTGCCGGTAAAATGGAGCAACATATTGATATTAAGGTAATTCCAGGCGTTACAGCAAGTATTGCAGCTGCTGCTCATTTAGGTGCGCCGTTAATGAATGATTTTTGTCATATTAGTTTAAGTGACTTGATGACACCATGGGAAGTTATTACCGAACGTGTTGATGCTGCAGCTAAAGCAGATTTTGTAATTTGCCTTTATAATCCACGGAGTAAGGGTCGCCCGCATCACTTAAGAAAAGCCCTTGATATTATATTGAAATATAAGTCACCAGATACAATTGTCGGAATTGGGAAAGATGTTGCACGACCAAAAGAAGTTGATAAGGTAACAACGATTGCTGATCTTGATGAAACAGAAATTAATATGACTTCAATTGTAATTGTAGGTAACAAGAATACTTATGTTGAAGATGGGCGGATGATTACTCCACGAGGTTATACACTATGA
- a CDS encoding cobalt-precorrin 5A hydrolase encodes MKSLAVIALTQGGASTARSLKSRVKKQGYKVDLVLPQRLARDDENYYSRGAFTATIHHLFKKYDCIVCIMATGIVVRALADVIIDKTVDPAVVVMDEKARHVISLLSGHVGGANEWTRLIARLMRSEPVITTATDTENVQSLDVLAKKVNGWYPNFKENTKAINRRLAEGKVVELFIEPYLTQYINQFSGFKVLTRIKDHESGVPLIIVSDHTGFSKSSDVIHVVPRVNVLGIGCRKNITIAMVQQAFTEFCQQHQLLWKSFIKVASIDIKRHEGAIQYLATTLGIKAEFYPAAELQEASQNYPESAFVKKTVGVGNVACAAADYASGERNVTQRYADHEITLALSRLHEV; translated from the coding sequence ATGAAAAGCCTTGCTGTGATTGCTTTAACCCAGGGTGGTGCTTCGACGGCAAGAAGTTTGAAAAGCCGGGTAAAAAAACAAGGATATAAGGTAGACCTTGTTTTACCCCAACGCTTAGCTCGAGATGATGAAAATTATTATTCACGAGGTGCTTTTACCGCAACAATCCACCATCTTTTTAAAAAATATGATTGTATCGTTTGCATTATGGCAACAGGAATTGTCGTTCGTGCATTGGCTGATGTGATTATTGATAAAACAGTTGATCCAGCAGTTGTTGTAATGGACGAAAAAGCACGGCATGTTATTAGTTTACTTTCTGGGCATGTCGGTGGAGCTAATGAATGGACAAGGTTAATTGCTAGATTAATGAGATCAGAACCAGTAATTACAACCGCAACTGACACAGAAAATGTTCAATCATTGGATGTTTTAGCTAAAAAGGTCAATGGATGGTATCCCAACTTTAAAGAAAATACAAAAGCAATCAATCGTCGCTTAGCAGAAGGAAAAGTTGTAGAACTCTTTATTGAGCCGTACTTAACACAATACATTAACCAGTTTAGTGGATTTAAGGTATTAACTAGGATTAAAGATCATGAATCGGGAGTACCATTAATTATTGTTTCAGATCACACTGGTTTTTCTAAAAGTTCTGATGTGATTCATGTAGTTCCCCGGGTAAATGTCTTGGGAATTGGTTGCCGAAAAAATATTACAATTGCAATGGTGCAACAAGCCTTTACAGAATTTTGCCAACAACATCAATTGTTGTGGAAATCATTTATTAAAGTAGCATCAATTGATATTAAAAGGCATGAAGGAGCAATTCAATATTTAGCAACCACCTTAGGGATTAAAGCTGAATTTTATCCAGCTGCAGAGTTACAAGAAGCTAGTCAAAATTATCCAGAATCTGCTTTTGTAAAAAAGACGGTAGGAGTTGGTAATGTTGCATGTGCTGCTGCTGATTATGCTAGTGGGGAACGGAATGTAACACAGCGGTATGCAGATCATGAAATCACACTGGCGCTTAGTCGCTTGCATGAAGTTTAG
- a CDS encoding cobalt-precorrin-4 methyltransferase produces the protein MAIVSFVGAGPGETDLITLKGYKLLAAADVVIYAGSLINKDLLNYCKADAEKYDSAKMTLDDIVDRMEEAVKEGKSVVRLQTGDFSIYGSIREQIEEMKKRDIEYQCVPGVSSFLGAASSMGVEYTVPEVAQSVIITRMAGRTPVPEKESLKSLAQHQTSMVIFLSVQGIKKVVSQLEEGGYPEDTPAAVIYKATWPDEKVVRGTLSDIAEKVHDADIRRTALIMVGKFLGDEYNYSHLYDASFSTMFRKKSK, from the coding sequence ATGGCAATTGTTAGTTTTGTAGGAGCTGGTCCGGGTGAAACAGATCTTATTACGTTAAAGGGATACAAGTTATTGGCAGCAGCTGATGTTGTAATCTATGCTGGATCGTTAATTAATAAGGACCTATTGAATTACTGTAAAGCAGATGCTGAAAAATATGATAGTGCCAAAATGACACTAGACGATATTGTGGACCGAATGGAAGAAGCAGTAAAAGAGGGGAAGTCAGTTGTACGATTACAAACTGGTGACTTCTCAATTTATGGTTCGATTCGTGAGCAAATTGAAGAAATGAAAAAACGGGATATTGAGTATCAATGCGTTCCTGGTGTTAGTTCATTCCTTGGTGCGGCGTCAAGCATGGGCGTGGAATATACGGTTCCCGAAGTAGCGCAGAGTGTAATTATTACGCGTATGGCAGGACGGACACCTGTGCCAGAGAAGGAATCCTTAAAATCGTTAGCACAACATCAAACTTCAATGGTAATTTTCTTGTCTGTTCAAGGCATTAAGAAAGTTGTTTCGCAATTAGAAGAGGGAGGATACCCTGAAGACACACCAGCAGCCGTTATTTATAAGGCAACCTGGCCAGATGAAAAGGTCGTTAGGGGAACATTAAGTGATATCGCTGAAAAAGTGCATGATGCCGATATTCGACGAACAGCATTGATTATGGTTGGTAAGTTCTTAGGTGATGAATATAATTATTCTCATTTATATGATGCAAGTTTCAGTACAATGTTCCGGAAAAAGAGTAAGTAA
- a CDS encoding decarboxylating cobalt-precorrin-6B (C(15))-methyltransferase: protein MRDDEFLRNKVPMTKSEVRAISIDKLELNDKNTFLDIGAGTGSISIQAAREFPNLNVTAIEMNNAGIDIIKQNINKFNLHNINLIKGIAPQDIPNQKYDAIFVGGSGAQLDGIVKFASTHLNVNGTIVLNFILFENAMQVEKLLTSAGFKEIEMVEVGVLRWHQLGKGHFFKPNNPTIIVNAKK from the coding sequence ATGCGTGATGATGAATTTTTAAGAAATAAGGTTCCGATGACAAAATCAGAAGTTCGAGCAATCAGTATTGATAAATTGGAACTTAATGATAAGAATACCTTCCTTGATATTGGGGCTGGAACAGGTAGTATCAGTATTCAAGCAGCTCGCGAGTTTCCAAACTTAAATGTAACAGCGATTGAAATGAACAATGCCGGGATTGATATTATCAAACAAAATATTAATAAGTTTAACTTACATAATATCAACTTAATCAAGGGAATCGCTCCCCAAGATATTCCTAATCAGAAATATGATGCAATTTTTGTTGGTGGTAGTGGAGCGCAATTAGATGGAATCGTTAAGTTTGCTAGTACACATTTAAATGTTAACGGAACAATAGTCCTGAACTTTATTTTGTTTGAAAACGCAATGCAAGTCGAAAAGTTATTAACATCAGCTGGCTTCAAGGAAATTGAAATGGTTGAGGTTGGTGTATTGCGTTGGCACCAATTAGGGAAAGGACATTTCTTTAAACCAAACAATCCAACAATTATTGTTAATGCTAAAAAATAG
- a CDS encoding cobalt-precorrin-7 (C(5))-methyltransferase, with amino-acid sequence MIVVLGIGPGNENYRLQGMTKYLSKADIVIGSKRQLMTIPAVPASKKMALPRLAALKTYFEEHPEQNNVLLASGDPLLYGIGTWITANIHNQKIKIIPGISSIQYMFHQLELSMNDCYLTSSHGRTPDFDFLLQHSKVGMVTDQQLGPFEIGQEIKKRGLHRKIYVGERLSYPDEKITQYDETTIEQRRYEMNVVIITNA; translated from the coding sequence ATGATAGTGGTATTAGGAATTGGTCCTGGTAATGAAAATTATCGTTTGCAGGGGATGACAAAATATTTGTCTAAAGCCGATATTGTGATTGGTTCAAAACGGCAATTAATGACAATTCCTGCAGTTCCTGCTAGTAAAAAAATGGCCTTACCACGGTTAGCGGCCTTGAAGACTTATTTTGAAGAACATCCAGAACAAAATAATGTGTTATTAGCATCGGGAGACCCACTGTTGTATGGAATTGGAACTTGGATAACTGCTAACATCCATAATCAAAAAATAAAAATTATTCCTGGAATTAGTTCTATTCAGTACATGTTCCACCAGTTGGAATTGTCAATGAATGATTGCTATTTGACAAGTAGTCATGGGCGAACCCCTGATTTCGATTTCTTATTACAACATTCTAAAGTCGGCATGGTTACTGACCAGCAACTAGGACCATTTGAAATTGGGCAAGAGATTAAAAAGCGGGGATTGCACCGCAAAATTTATGTTGGAGAACGGCTAAGCTATCCAGATGAAAAAATAACGCAATACGATGAAACAACGATTGAGCAACGAAGATATGAAATGAATGTGGTGATTATTACAAATGCGTGA
- the cbiD gene encoding cobalt-precorrin-5B (C(1))-methyltransferase CbiD codes for MAVTPNNNSEDNFVYYNGRKLRKGFTTGTTATAATVAAIRTLLNQEPQETVTVHAANGKIAIFDVEQTDFDKNAASCAIKKDGGDDQDATDGALIFAKVSLRSDDEIHLDGGKGVGRVTKEGLANKPGIPAINPTPRRVIKEAARKELGSNLGANIVISVPEGEKIAKLTYNPRLGIVGGISILGTSGVVTPMSESSWKHSISIEMNIHRKRGDKAIVLVPGNYGEDFAKDELGIADDKIVQMSNFVGYVLHETQRLKFNKVLIVGDLGKMIKVAAGIFSTHSKDADARAEIMVANLALMGGVPTEFLQKINNCLTTISMIKLINQAGYQDVYQIIVDKIKKRTEKLLAHREPHIEIDAVIFSRESGFLAASKPVQEIKDEWQ; via the coding sequence ATGGCCGTCACACCAAATAATAACTCTGAGGATAATTTTGTTTATTACAATGGGCGAAAATTACGAAAGGGTTTTACAACTGGCACTACTGCTACCGCGGCAACTGTAGCTGCTATTAGGACTTTGCTGAATCAGGAACCACAAGAAACGGTTACTGTTCATGCTGCCAATGGAAAGATTGCAATCTTTGATGTTGAGCAAACTGACTTTGATAAAAATGCAGCCAGTTGCGCCATAAAAAAAGATGGTGGTGATGATCAAGATGCAACAGATGGAGCACTCATCTTTGCCAAAGTTAGTTTACGTTCTGATGATGAAATTCATTTAGATGGTGGAAAAGGAGTTGGGCGCGTAACTAAAGAAGGATTAGCGAATAAGCCAGGGATACCAGCGATTAACCCTACACCGCGGCGAGTGATTAAAGAAGCGGCACGAAAAGAGCTAGGATCTAATCTTGGTGCAAATATTGTTATTTCTGTACCAGAAGGCGAAAAAATAGCCAAATTAACCTACAACCCGCGACTTGGAATTGTTGGTGGAATTTCCATTCTAGGAACCAGTGGGGTCGTTACTCCAATGTCTGAATCAAGTTGGAAACATTCAATTTCAATTGAAATGAATATTCATCGTAAACGGGGCGATAAAGCAATTGTTTTAGTACCGGGAAATTATGGAGAAGATTTTGCTAAAGATGAGCTAGGAATTGCTGATGACAAGATTGTCCAAATGAGTAACTTTGTTGGTTATGTTCTCCATGAAACACAACGATTAAAGTTCAATAAAGTTTTAATCGTTGGTGATCTTGGCAAAATGATCAAAGTTGCTGCAGGAATTTTCTCAACTCATAGCAAAGATGCTGATGCACGAGCAGAGATTATGGTTGCAAATCTTGCGTTAATGGGTGGCGTGCCGACTGAATTTTTGCAAAAAATTAATAACTGCTTAACTACTATTTCTATGATTAAGCTTATTAATCAAGCTGGCTATCAGGATGTTTACCAAATTATTGTTGACAAAATTAAAAAGCGGACAGAAAAACTTTTAGCACATCGAGAACCACATATTGAGATTGATGCAGTGATTTTTTCACGAGAAAGTGGTTTTTTAGCGGCAAGTAAACCAGTACAAGAGATTAAGGATGAGTGGCAATGA